One window of Quercus robur chromosome 5, dhQueRobu3.1, whole genome shotgun sequence genomic DNA carries:
- the LOC126728764 gene encoding cysteine-rich receptor-like protein kinase 25, translating into QHFLIKNLVNSHYINIILSHTTTHAADPVHLTEVCANTTFSPNSIYQSNLNSLLSSLSSNATQNLEFYNTTSGQNTPNPVYGLFLCRGDVTPQLCQECVAAAVKEVTKKCSREKVAVIWYDECMLRYSNRSFFSTVDEKPRFALLNTQNITEQDKFNKLLAKSMNETAAQASNAPIGAKKYGTKEVNISAFQTLYNLVQCTADLSRNDCSTCLQAAIKLLPWCCSGKQGGRVIFPSCSVRYELYPFYRMEIATLPPTPIHPPSYTGKKKISTATIIAIVVPIVALVLVILSFCFLTMRARKKSNAIKGENFKKSDQILNYQAASELPTVDSCLQFDFGTIEAATNKFSDDNKIGEGGFGKVYKGTLPSGQVIAVKRLGKSSGQGVEQFKNEVELQAKLQHKNLAGVLGFCLKGEEKILIYEFVPNRSLDNFIYDLKKQGQLDWAARYKIIGGIARGIQYLHKDSQLRIIHRDLKASSILLDADMNPKNLDFGIARILEVDQTQKNASRIVGT; encoded by the exons CAACATTTCCTAATCAAAAATCTTGTCAATTCTCACTACATCAATATAATCCTCAGCCATACCACTACTCATGCTGCTGACCCAGTTCACCTCACAGAGGTATGTGCAAACACCACTTTTAGCCCCAATAGCATCTACCAATCCAATCTCAATTCCCTCCTCTCTTCACTCTCCTCCAACGCCACACAAAACCTCGAATTCTACAACACAACCAGCGGCCAAAACACTCCCAACCCCGTCTACGGCCTCTTCCTCTGTCGCGGCGATGTAACCCCTCAACTCTGTCAAGAATGTGTAGCTGCGGCAGTGAAAGAGGTAACCAAAAAGTGTTCAAGAGAGAAAGTCGCTGTGATATGGTACGATGAGTGCATGTTACGTTACTCAAACCGGTCTTTCTTCTCTACCGTGGACGAAAAACCAAGGTTCGCCCTATTGAACACGCAGAATATCACTGAACAGGACAAGTTTAATAAGTTACTAGCAAAGAGTATGAACGAGACTGCAGCACAAGCATCTAATGCTCCTATTGGTGCCAAAAAGTATGGGACCAAGGAAGTGAATATCTCTGCTTTTCAAACACTGTACAACCTTGTACAGTGCACAGCGGACTTGTCCAGAAACGATTGTAGTACTTGTCTTCAAGCTGCTATAAAGCTTCTGCCATGGTGTTGTAGTGGAAAGCAAGGGGGAAGAGTTATTTTTCCTAGTTGCAGTGTTAGGTACGAATTGTACCCTTTTTACCGGATGGAAATTGCGACACTCCCACCTACACCAATTCACCCACCTTCATATACAG gaaagaaaaaaatctcaacGGCAACAATAATCGCCATAGTTGTTCCAATTGTTGCTTTGGTTCTGGTCATTCTGTCCTTCTGTTTCCTAACAATGAGAGCAAGAAAGAAGTCCAATGCAATAAAGggagagaattttaagaaatCTGATCAAATCCTAAATTATCAAG CTGCAAGTGAATTACCAACTGTAGACTCCTGCTTGCAATTTGATTTTGGGACAATTGAAGCCGCCACCAACAAATTCTCAGATGACAACAAGATTGGTGAAGGTGGATTTGGTAAAGTTTACAAG GGTACACTTCCTAGCGGACAAGTTATAGCTGTAAAGAGGTTAGGGAAAAGCTCTGGACAAGGAGTCGAACAATTTAAGAATGAGGTTGAACTACAAGCCAAGCTTCAGCACAAAAATTTAGCAGGGGTTTTGGGATTCTGCTTAAAAGGAGAAGAGAAGATACTCATCTATGAATTTGTGCCCAATAGAAGCCTTGACAATTTTATATATG atttaaaaaaacaagGACAATTGGATTGGGCAGCACGATATAAGATTATAGGAGGGATTGCTCGAGGAATTCAATATCTTCACAAAGATTCTCAACTTAGAATTATACATCGCGATCTAAAAGCTAGTAGCATATTGTTAGATGCTGATATGaatccaaaaaatttagattttggtATCGCGCGGATTCTTGAAGTTgatcaaactcaaaaaaatgcGAGTAGAATTGTGGGGACATAG
- the LOC126727247 gene encoding cysteine-rich receptor-like protein kinase 26: MKVNCSKPLLLFYLAVIHLVIPTAAQYCYDTGNYTSNSTYRANLNTLLASTYSNTEIAYGFYNFSAGESPDKVNAIVLCRGDVSTDVCRTCINESSSTLLQSCPNQKEAIIWAEKCVLRYSHRSIFNMLDTDPLLGYYNIGDVPDVEAFNKVLRPLLDSLRNRTASGNSTHKFALQSVPVPNFETIYALLECTPDLSRLDCNNCLSQVQVYIPQCCNGKQGGRFVTPSCDIRYEIYSFYDPAAEPPPSPLPPPPPPLVPSAASPPPELPTTTQGI; encoded by the coding sequence ATGAAAGTGAACTGTTCGAAACCACTGCTATTATTCTATTTAGCTGTAATTCATCTTGTTATTCCCACGGCTGCCCAATACTGTTATGACACCGGTAACTACACCAGTAACAGTACCTACAGGGCAAACCTCAATACCCTCCTGGCCTCCACGTATTCCAACACCGAAATCGCTTATGGGTTTTACAATTTCTCTGCTGGTGAATCTCCCGACAAAGTAAACGCGATTGTACTCTGCAGAGGAGACGTTTCGACCGATGTATGCCGTACTTGTATCAATGAGTCAAGTAGCACCCTATTGCAGTCTTGTCCAAACCAAAAGGAGGCAATAATTTGGGCTGAGAAATGTGTACTTCGATACTCGCACAGATCCATATTTAATATGTTGGATACTGACCCTTTATTAGGCTATTACAACATAGGAGATGTTCCAGACGTAGAAGCTTTCAACAAGGTGCTAAGACCCTTGTTAGATAGCCTAAGAAACCGTACTGCATCAGGAAACTCTACTCACAAGTTTGCTCTACAGAGTGTGCCTGTCCCAAACTTCGAAACCATATATGCACTACTGGAGTGCACCCCTGATTTGAGCAGACTGGATTGCAACAACTGCTTGTCTCAGGTTCAGGTTTATATACCACAATGTTGTAATGGAAAGCAGGGAGGGAGATTTGTAACACCCAGTTGTGATATAAGGTATGAGATATACTCTTTTTATGACCCTGCAGCCGagccaccaccatcaccactgccaccaccacctccGCCACTAGTCCCATCTGCTGCATCCCCACCACCAGAATTGCCTACAACTACACAAGGTATATAA